Proteins encoded together in one Candidatus Bathyarchaeota archaeon window:
- a CDS encoding sulfide/dihydroorotate dehydrogenase-like FAD/NAD-binding protein encodes MFKILSKERLAENVVSMLVEAPLIAGKAKPGQFVILRVDEKGERIPLTVVSVDESGKAIRLIFQEVGKTTTKLGRLRPGEYISDLVGPLGRPTEVKSYGHVVVIGGGVGVAEAYPVAKALKSAGNRVTAIIGARSKDLLILEDEMREVCDSLHVCTDDGSKGRKGFVTDVLKELLEGNTPINLVYAIGPAVMMKVVADLTRPYGVHTMVSLNPIMVDGTGMCGACRVTVGGETRFVCVDGPEFDAHMVDFQELMTRQRMYLDKEKMALEKYLREGAADG; translated from the coding sequence ATGTTTAAGATCTTATCTAAGGAGAGGCTTGCCGAAAATGTTGTTTCGATGCTGGTTGAGGCTCCCCTCATAGCTGGGAAGGCTAAGCCAGGGCAGTTCGTAATCCTAAGGGTGGACGAAAAGGGTGAGAGGATACCTTTAACCGTTGTATCGGTGGATGAATCTGGCAAGGCCATCCGCTTGATCTTCCAGGAGGTGGGTAAGACAACCACGAAGCTGGGAAGGCTTAGGCCAGGGGAATACATCAGTGATCTAGTCGGCCCCCTGGGGAGACCTACAGAGGTCAAAAGCTACGGCCATGTAGTGGTGATCGGGGGTGGAGTGGGCGTAGCCGAGGCCTATCCCGTGGCCAAAGCTTTGAAATCAGCTGGAAACAGGGTAACAGCGATAATAGGAGCCAGGTCTAAGGATCTCCTCATCCTAGAGGATGAGATGCGCGAGGTATGCGACAGCCTCCACGTTTGCACCGACGATGGCTCTAAGGGGCGTAAAGGCTTCGTAACCGATGTTTTAAAAGAGCTTTTAGAAGGAAATACGCCTATAAACCTGGTGTATGCCATAGGCCCCGCTGTCATGATGAAGGTGGTGGCGGATCTAACCCGCCCCTACGGGGTACACACCATGGTGAGCTTGAACCCCATAATGGTCGATGGCACCGGCATGTGCGGGGCGTGCCGTGTAACGGTGGGGGGTGAAACCAGATTCGTATGCGTGGACGGCCCTGAATTCGACGCCCATATGGTGGATTTCCAAGAGCTCATGACGCGGCAGAGGATGTACCTGGATAAGGAGAAGATGGCCCTCGAGAAGTATTTGAGGGAGGGGGCTGCCGATGGCTGA
- a CDS encoding MFS transporter yields MGNIKNMAIIVEPNEGVWAIKLDDSSAGRGGFLVLVTAAHFINDLYMMIIPPLLPALMIAFKLSYSIAGILLSIILFVSFVMSLATGYFADAGNRRKSTLASGFILYGVSLLILKVSNDLAFLLMACVVMGVAQATYHPQAVSFINFFIKERRGAALGIHGIGGSIGHFAAPLIVGYLATAMGWNRSLLILFAPPVLMGLILALTLREPAIAPSRGLMKSITFPLIILTITASLRDMIYRGFTSFLPSYFVAKGGTLFQAGMLTALMLVPGLVAQPIGGALSDKIGRKKVFNLTLSMLAASMLGFSFTDGVVSLIFLVLIGFNVFSTFPIALLHASEMVGSNRTGASVGFLFGTSQVIASTAPIILGSIIDIWGFVNAFLVLTIFGGAAFIASLKIPET; encoded by the coding sequence ATGGGAAACATTAAGAACATGGCGATTATAGTTGAGCCAAATGAGGGGGTCTGGGCTATAAAATTAGATGATTCCTCCGCTGGTAGGGGAGGGTTCCTCGTATTAGTAACCGCAGCCCATTTCATAAATGATTTATACATGATGATCATACCCCCTCTACTGCCCGCTCTGATGATCGCCTTTAAACTGAGCTATTCCATAGCTGGGATCTTGCTGTCCATAATCCTTTTCGTCTCCTTTGTAATGTCGCTCGCCACCGGATACTTCGCCGATGCTGGAAACCGCAGAAAGAGCACCCTGGCCTCAGGCTTTATCCTTTACGGGGTATCCCTCCTAATACTTAAAGTTTCCAACGACCTTGCCTTCCTTCTCATGGCGTGTGTAGTTATGGGTGTTGCTCAAGCCACTTATCATCCTCAGGCGGTATCCTTCATAAACTTCTTCATCAAGGAGCGGAGGGGAGCAGCTTTGGGCATCCATGGAATAGGGGGTAGTATCGGGCATTTCGCAGCTCCCTTAATAGTAGGCTACCTAGCCACGGCCATGGGTTGGAATAGGAGCTTGCTGATCCTCTTCGCGCCACCGGTTTTAATGGGCCTCATCCTGGCTTTAACGCTCAGAGAGCCCGCCATCGCACCGAGCAGAGGGCTTATGAAAAGTATAACTTTTCCATTAATAATCCTGACAATCACCGCTTCCTTGAGGGACATGATATATCGGGGTTTCACCTCATTCCTCCCCTCATATTTTGTAGCTAAGGGTGGAACCCTGTTTCAAGCGGGGATGCTTACAGCGCTGATGCTTGTACCTGGATTGGTCGCTCAGCCCATCGGTGGAGCCCTATCCGATAAGATAGGCAGGAAGAAGGTGTTTAACCTCACCCTCTCTATGTTGGCGGCTTCGATGCTGGGCTTCTCCTTTACGGACGGGGTCGTCTCCCTCATCTTCCTAGTATTAATCGGCTTCAACGTATTCTCGACTTTCCCCATAGCCTTATTACACGCCTCCGAGATGGTTGGGTCGAATAGGACAGGTGCTTCGGTGGGCTTCCTATTCGGCACATCCCAAGTGATAGCTTCAACGGCCCCGATAATCTTGGGCTCCATAATCGATATATGGGGTTTCGTAAACGCCTTCCTCGTCCTCACGATCTTCGGGGGAGCCGCTTTCATCGCCTCCCTCAAGATCCCGGAAACATAA
- a CDS encoding DNA replication complex GINS family protein: MGEAEFLLKERRIRLRLLDNIPRLEVAGLTIEGSKGQEVEVPLWIAEEFAKSGKGEILAEEFGLKDLAKAHWREALPSSRHLSKIEDDFYFNLRRLLKRLEKESGGNLERMKALERAHSMARDIVNCRMRKLASIAASQVEGGEVVKNLALEEKFLYESMKRVLNGWIRRILEGETLGEPTGEP, encoded by the coding sequence TTGGGTGAGGCTGAGTTTCTCCTGAAGGAGAGGCGTATAAGGCTGAGGTTGCTCGATAATATTCCACGCCTGGAGGTGGCGGGCTTAACCATCGAAGGCTCGAAGGGGCAGGAGGTTGAGGTCCCCTTATGGATCGCTGAAGAATTTGCGAAGTCAGGTAAGGGCGAGATATTAGCCGAAGAGTTCGGGTTGAAGGATTTGGCTAAAGCCCATTGGAGGGAGGCCTTACCCTCATCCAGGCATCTATCGAAGATAGAGGATGACTTCTATTTCAATCTGAGGAGGCTTCTTAAAAGGCTGGAAAAGGAAAGTGGAGGAAATCTTGAGCGGATGAAGGCCCTGGAGAGGGCCCACTCCATGGCCAGGGACATTGTAAACTGTAGGATGAGGAAGCTGGCCTCCATAGCCGCCTCCCAGGTGGAGGGGGGGGAGGTCGTTAAAAACCTTGCTTTAGAGGAGAAGTTCCTCTACGAGTCCATGAAGAGGGTGCTCAACGGTTGGATTAGGAGAATCTTGGAGGGAGAAACCCTTGGAGAGCCTACAGGAGAGCCCTGA
- a CDS encoding minichromosome maintenance protein MCM, whose amino-acid sequence MESLQESPEEKFREFLSSFKSDDGEYKYRKRLSQAALSGVRSLIVDFEDLIAYDPPLAKLIVNRPDEFLPKFCKTALAQMAVEDPEYAEQLEAVNVRFRRIPDRVQLRRVGAETIGRLVAIDGIVVRATPIRPLIVRAAFKCRKCGELTFVEQSGIFMKGVNLCPYCKSKHLDFSSEESKFMNFQELRVQERPEDLPPGQLPRAMDVKVTDDLVDVARPGDRVTITGIVRAEQERQTGSRLRIFELSMEANFIDIPSRETEIIELTPEEEEEIIKLSQDPWIHRKLLKSIAPSIYGYEEIKEAILYLLFGGVSKELPDGVRIRGDLNVLLVGDPGTAKSALLQYVARIAPRGLYTSGRGSTAAGLTAAVLREKAGGMVLEAGALVLADKGVASIDEIDKMRPEDRVAMHEAMEQQTVSVAKGGIVATLNARSAILAAANPALGRYDPYRLIAENINLPITILSRFDLIFVMRDIPEVERDTLMSGHILKLHEAKIPPEEAPIPTDLLRKYISYAKRIEPKISEEAVHVLRDFYLKMRASSAASPDSPISITPRQLEALVRLCEARARAFLRDKATGEDAKAIIRLMTLSLQNVGIDTSTGKIDIDVIMTGKPKSLRDLMQLIRATVSEMEGEEGVAEEGKVLKRLVDEVGLKEEDVRKALNQLVKEGLLYSPKPGFLKRTSG is encoded by the coding sequence TTGGAGAGCCTACAGGAGAGCCCTGAAGAAAAGTTCAGGGAGTTTCTAAGCTCTTTTAAATCGGATGATGGAGAGTATAAGTATAGGAAAAGGTTAAGCCAGGCAGCCCTCTCCGGGGTCAGATCGCTCATAGTCGACTTTGAAGATCTAATAGCCTATGATCCTCCCCTAGCTAAGCTGATAGTTAACAGGCCCGATGAGTTCCTGCCAAAATTCTGCAAGACGGCTTTAGCGCAGATGGCCGTCGAGGATCCTGAATATGCGGAGCAGCTGGAAGCCGTCAACGTGAGGTTTAGGAGGATACCTGACAGGGTTCAGCTTAGGAGGGTGGGCGCTGAGACCATAGGGAGGCTCGTAGCCATCGATGGAATAGTGGTTAGAGCCACCCCGATCAGGCCGCTGATAGTCAGGGCTGCATTCAAATGTAGGAAGTGCGGTGAGCTAACCTTCGTGGAGCAATCCGGAATATTCATGAAGGGTGTAAACCTCTGTCCATACTGCAAATCTAAGCATTTAGATTTCTCATCTGAGGAGTCCAAGTTCATGAACTTCCAGGAGTTGAGAGTTCAGGAGAGGCCTGAGGATCTCCCACCGGGACAGCTTCCAAGGGCTATGGATGTAAAGGTTACAGACGACCTGGTGGATGTGGCTAGGCCTGGAGACAGGGTCACGATAACTGGGATAGTTAGAGCCGAACAGGAGAGGCAGACGGGGAGCAGGCTTAGGATATTCGAGCTGAGCATGGAGGCAAACTTCATAGATATACCCAGCAGGGAGACGGAGATCATAGAGCTCACCCCTGAAGAGGAGGAGGAGATAATAAAGCTCTCCCAAGATCCATGGATACACCGTAAACTCTTGAAGTCGATAGCGCCCTCCATATATGGATACGAAGAGATAAAGGAGGCGATCCTCTACCTGCTCTTCGGAGGGGTATCAAAGGAGCTACCGGATGGCGTAAGGATAAGGGGGGACCTAAACGTGCTGCTGGTTGGAGATCCTGGAACCGCTAAGAGCGCGCTGCTACAATACGTCGCCAGGATAGCCCCCAGGGGATTATACACCAGCGGTAGGGGTAGCACGGCGGCCGGCTTAACGGCAGCGGTGTTAAGGGAGAAGGCTGGGGGGATGGTCTTGGAGGCGGGAGCCCTCGTCCTAGCCGATAAGGGAGTAGCCTCCATCGATGAGATAGATAAGATGAGGCCTGAGGACAGAGTGGCGATGCATGAGGCCATGGAGCAGCAGACGGTCAGCGTGGCTAAAGGGGGGATAGTAGCCACCCTGAACGCACGGTCCGCGATATTGGCCGCAGCCAACCCAGCCCTCGGCAGATACGACCCTTATAGGCTCATAGCGGAGAACATAAACTTACCTATAACTATACTCTCGAGGTTTGACCTCATATTCGTGATGAGGGATATACCTGAGGTTGAAAGGGACACCTTGATGTCGGGGCATATACTCAAGCTTCATGAGGCCAAGATCCCGCCTGAGGAGGCCCCGATTCCAACGGATCTACTGAGGAAATACATCAGCTACGCTAAGAGGATAGAGCCGAAGATATCAGAGGAGGCCGTCCACGTGCTCAGGGACTTCTACCTTAAGATGAGGGCAAGCTCAGCGGCTTCACCCGACTCCCCGATATCCATAACTCCTAGGCAGCTGGAGGCTTTAGTGAGGCTCTGCGAGGCCAGGGCCAGGGCCTTCCTGAGGGATAAAGCAACAGGAGAGGATGCGAAGGCCATAATCAGGCTGATGACCCTGTCGCTGCAGAACGTTGGAATAGACACATCCACCGGCAAAATAGATATAGACGTCATAATGACTGGGAAACCTAAAAGCCTGAGGGATCTAATGCAGCTTATAAGAGCCACTGTTTCGGAGATGGAGGGGGAGGAGGGCGTGGCTGAAGAGGGTAAGGTGTTAAAGAGGCTCGTAGACGAGGTGGGGTTGAAGGAGGAGGATGTCAGGAAGGCTTTAAACCAGCTGGTAAAGGAAGGCTTATTATACTCCCCTAAGCCCGGATTCCTTAAGAGGACTTCAGGCTGA
- a CDS encoding DEAD/DEAH box helicase, which translates to MKVADLPVASEVKELLQSKGYLNLYPPQVEAVRLGVLKGRNLVLASPTASGKTLIAELCAMKHVLEGNGKVLYLTPLRALASEKLDEFKKYTVLRKPSGGRVRVALSTGDYDNSDPWLERYDIILATNEKADSLLRHRARWIESVTLVVADEVHVITEMDRGPTLETVLARLLTVNPSIQILALSATIANAGELAEWLGAEAVTMDWRPVPLREGIYSHGTVTFNDGSSKVVKRFTGNPSIDLALGSVEEGGQVLIFVDTRRAAVEMGHKAADALRRFFKDKLKPMDPLAERISSAGERTKLSIALAGQVRFSAAFHHAGLGWEHRKLVEEMFRRGKIKILAATPTLAAGVNLPARLVIINSYERYEPGYGRYPISVLEYKQFCGRAGRPKYDDHGESVLIAKGEDEREFLLEKYVSSTPEKIWSKLASEKSLRPHVLSAIVTGFASSEEGLLEFFSKTFFNLQYGLESLKSKLGSVLSFLYENDMVQVNGGFIEATRFGRRVSELYIDPASAVILRDGLIKGASIPTELSLLQLISATPDLSPKLHPRRREMGELEMFLEDHRLEFMRPIPDEVVDYMEYQEFLADLKAAKILFEWINEASEEEILEKYGVEPGDLLRLVESAEWLLYAAEELAQLLNVSGYTSMLGRLRLRVSKGVKEELIPLVKLEGIGRIRARMLFNSGFKTIRDLRRTSVPRLLEIPSIGAALAKKIKEQVGGTISSEEWELLKKAGKGRAEEQRQISEYP; encoded by the coding sequence TTGAAGGTCGCGGATCTCCCGGTAGCCAGTGAGGTAAAGGAGCTACTCCAGAGTAAGGGGTATCTTAACCTTTATCCGCCCCAGGTGGAGGCCGTCAGGCTGGGCGTTCTAAAGGGGCGAAACCTAGTCCTGGCAAGTCCAACGGCCAGCGGTAAGACGCTTATAGCTGAGCTATGCGCCATGAAGCACGTCCTCGAGGGGAACGGCAAGGTTCTATATTTAACCCCATTAAGGGCCCTGGCCAGCGAGAAACTAGACGAATTCAAGAAGTACACGGTATTGAGGAAACCTTCAGGGGGCAGGGTTAGGGTGGCCCTATCCACGGGAGACTACGACAACTCTGATCCATGGCTTGAGAGATACGATATAATACTGGCTACGAACGAGAAGGCCGACAGCCTGCTAAGGCATAGGGCAAGGTGGATCGAATCCGTTACTTTAGTGGTGGCAGATGAGGTTCACGTCATAACCGAAATGGATAGGGGACCCACATTAGAGACGGTGCTAGCCAGGCTTCTAACGGTTAATCCCTCCATCCAAATACTGGCCTTAAGCGCCACAATAGCTAACGCTGGGGAACTGGCCGAATGGCTGGGGGCGGAGGCCGTAACCATGGATTGGAGGCCCGTCCCCCTAAGGGAGGGGATATACTCCCATGGAACCGTGACTTTCAACGACGGCTCCTCCAAGGTGGTCAAAAGGTTTACGGGCAACCCATCCATAGACCTGGCTTTAGGCTCCGTCGAAGAGGGAGGTCAAGTCCTAATATTCGTTGATACGAGGCGCGCCGCTGTGGAGATGGGACATAAAGCTGCAGACGCCCTTAGAAGATTTTTCAAGGATAAGCTTAAACCCATGGATCCCCTGGCTGAGCGTATATCATCAGCTGGGGAGAGGACCAAGTTGAGCATAGCATTGGCGGGTCAAGTCAGGTTCTCGGCGGCCTTCCACCATGCAGGGCTGGGCTGGGAGCACAGAAAGCTTGTTGAGGAGATGTTCCGGAGGGGAAAGATAAAGATCCTGGCAGCCACCCCCACGTTGGCGGCTGGAGTAAACCTTCCCGCAAGGCTCGTGATAATCAACAGCTATGAGCGCTACGAGCCTGGATACGGGAGGTATCCCATCTCCGTCCTCGAATATAAGCAATTTTGCGGGAGGGCGGGCAGGCCGAAATACGACGATCACGGGGAGTCCGTGCTCATCGCTAAGGGTGAGGATGAGAGAGAGTTCCTGCTGGAAAAATACGTGTCCTCAACCCCCGAGAAGATATGGTCGAAACTTGCATCGGAGAAATCCTTACGACCCCATGTACTATCGGCGATCGTCACAGGCTTCGCATCCTCAGAGGAGGGGCTGCTGGAGTTCTTCTCTAAGACTTTCTTCAACCTTCAATATGGGCTGGAATCCCTGAAATCCAAGCTTGGGAGCGTACTCTCCTTCCTATATGAGAACGATATGGTCCAGGTTAATGGAGGATTCATAGAAGCCACACGGTTCGGTAGGAGGGTGAGTGAGCTCTACATAGATCCGGCATCGGCTGTGATCCTGAGGGATGGACTCATAAAAGGTGCCTCGATCCCCACGGAGCTCAGCCTCCTCCAACTCATATCTGCTACACCAGACCTATCGCCTAAGCTCCATCCGAGGAGGAGGGAGATGGGGGAGTTGGAAATGTTCTTGGAGGATCACAGACTTGAATTCATGAGGCCCATCCCGGACGAGGTCGTTGACTACATGGAATACCAGGAGTTCCTGGCCGATCTTAAAGCGGCTAAGATACTATTTGAATGGATAAACGAAGCCTCGGAGGAGGAGATACTGGAAAAATACGGGGTTGAGCCGGGGGACCTGCTGAGGCTCGTGGAATCGGCGGAGTGGCTGCTCTACGCCGCCGAAGAATTGGCCCAGCTTCTAAATGTAAGCGGCTATACATCGATGCTGGGGAGGCTGAGGCTCAGGGTCTCCAAGGGGGTAAAGGAGGAGTTAATACCCCTCGTGAAGCTGGAAGGTATAGGAAGGATCAGGGCGAGGATGCTGTTCAACTCGGGCTTCAAAACCATCCGGGATCTAAGGAGAACGAGTGTACCCCGGCTTTTGGAAATACCCTCCATCGGAGCAGCTCTGGCCAAGAAGATCAAGGAGCAAGTAGGTGGAACAATATCCTCCGAGGAATGGGAACTCCTAAAGAAAGCCGGAAAAGGCAGGGCGGAGGAGCAGAGGCAGATCTCGGAATATCCATGA
- a CDS encoding adenylosuccinate lyase → MVICPIDSGRYGSTEMRRIFEEESRLSRMLSVEAAVAWAQAELGEVPREAAEEIARKANTRYVKLERCKELDAQIGHDVMAVVKALTEVCDGEGGRWVHYGLTSNDVLDTATALQLKEASMIIRNKILALIRILSELAVKYKGLPMAGRTHGQQIGIITLGLKFAVWLREMMRHLSRFDECMRRALVGKILGAVGTGAALGPKALEIQALALRRLGLEPADMVTQVVQRDIHAELVSVIANIGSTLDKFGTEIRNLQRTEIAELMEPFESERQVGSTAMPAKRNPVKCEKVCSLAKLLRGMAVTAFENVPLWHERDLTNSANERFIIPFSFILLDEMLDTMIQVLGGLVVYPENIKMNLNKTGGLLLSERVAVALVEKGMGRQEAHEVVRRCSMEAYREGIAFKEALLRDPEVSSKLSPEEMEKLLDPSTYLGVALELVDRAIETTRRELMEKTAPEGR, encoded by the coding sequence ATGGTTATATGCCCCATAGACTCTGGGAGATATGGAAGCACGGAGATGAGGCGTATATTCGAGGAGGAATCCAGGCTCTCCAGGATGCTCTCGGTGGAGGCGGCTGTAGCCTGGGCTCAAGCTGAACTCGGGGAGGTTCCAAGGGAGGCAGCGGAGGAGATAGCCCGTAAGGCTAACACAAGATATGTAAAGCTGGAGAGGTGTAAGGAGTTGGATGCCCAGATAGGACATGACGTGATGGCCGTAGTTAAGGCTCTGACAGAAGTCTGCGACGGGGAGGGGGGGAGGTGGGTCCACTACGGGCTCACCAGCAACGATGTGCTCGATACGGCTACAGCCCTCCAGTTGAAGGAGGCATCCATGATAATAAGGAATAAAATATTGGCCTTGATAAGGATCCTAAGCGAGCTAGCGGTGAAGTATAAGGGCCTTCCGATGGCGGGTAGAACACACGGCCAACAGATCGGGATAATAACTCTGGGCTTAAAGTTCGCGGTATGGCTTAGGGAGATGATGCGCCACCTGAGTAGGTTCGATGAGTGCATGAGACGGGCGCTTGTAGGGAAAATCCTGGGGGCGGTGGGGACAGGCGCGGCTTTGGGCCCTAAAGCATTGGAGATACAGGCCCTAGCCTTGAGGCGGCTGGGTCTCGAGCCGGCGGACATGGTCACTCAGGTAGTGCAGAGGGATATCCACGCCGAGCTCGTCTCCGTCATAGCCAATATAGGATCTACCTTGGATAAATTTGGGACGGAGATAAGGAACCTCCAGAGGACGGAGATAGCCGAGTTGATGGAGCCCTTTGAATCCGAGAGGCAGGTTGGTAGCACGGCTATGCCCGCTAAGAGGAACCCCGTTAAATGCGAGAAGGTCTGCAGCCTAGCCAAGCTTCTGAGGGGAATGGCCGTAACCGCCTTCGAGAACGTCCCACTATGGCATGAGAGGGATCTAACAAACTCCGCCAATGAAAGGTTCATTATACCCTTCTCATTCATACTCCTCGATGAGATGCTGGATACGATGATCCAAGTCCTAGGAGGCTTGGTAGTCTACCCTGAGAATATAAAGATGAACCTGAATAAGACGGGCGGTCTGCTACTCTCGGAGAGGGTTGCGGTAGCCCTTGTCGAGAAGGGCATGGGGAGGCAGGAAGCCCATGAAGTTGTCAGGAGGTGCTCCATGGAGGCCTACAGGGAGGGGATAGCCTTCAAGGAGGCCCTCTTAAGGGATCCAGAGGTCTCTTCAAAGCTCAGCCCTGAGGAGATGGAGAAACTTCTCGACCCGAGCACGTATCTGGGAGTAGCCCTTGAACTCGTGGATAGGGCTATTGAGACAACTAGGAGAGAGTTAATGGAGAAGACCGCTCCGGAAGGCCGATAG
- a CDS encoding NADP-dependent malic enzyme, producing MTDKKESVEEGLDEASLRLHEFYRGKIEAAIKCPVRGIMDLALWYTPGVAGPCRAILRDPEMVYRLTNKWNSVAVVSDGSRVLGLGDIGPEAGLPVMEGKALLFKYLGGVDAYPLCLSARSEEDIVKAVEWIEPSFAGINLEDIEAPKCFRILEALKGKLRIPIWHDDQQGTATVVLGGLLNAAKLVGKDLRGLRIAIVGAGAAGLSICKLLMKAGVDPGDMILVDSKGILNRDREDLNKPETLEKWRYCLITNREGKGGSISDALVGMDACVAVSKPGPGVLKPEMIRRMADDPIVFACANPTPEIWPWEAKEAGARVVATGRSDLPNQVNNSLGFPGVFRGALDVRARTITDEMCIAAAEELASAIPEDELDEEYILPSMEDWWIYPRVASAVGSKAMEQGVALRMVEKDQLYNEALTIIERSRKMLEVMMESHLIRNYP from the coding sequence ATGACGGATAAAAAGGAGAGCGTGGAGGAGGGGTTAGATGAGGCCTCATTGAGGCTCCATGAATTCTACCGAGGAAAGATCGAGGCCGCCATTAAATGCCCGGTTAGGGGCATCATGGACCTAGCTTTATGGTATACGCCCGGCGTGGCCGGTCCGTGTAGGGCAATCCTCAGGGATCCTGAAATGGTGTATAGGCTTACGAATAAATGGAATAGCGTAGCGGTGGTATCGGACGGCAGTAGGGTCCTGGGATTAGGCGATATAGGGCCCGAGGCGGGTCTCCCCGTCATGGAGGGGAAAGCCCTCCTGTTCAAGTATCTAGGAGGGGTGGACGCGTATCCGCTATGCCTCTCGGCTAGGAGCGAGGAGGATATCGTGAAAGCCGTCGAATGGATCGAGCCCTCGTTCGCGGGGATAAACCTTGAGGATATAGAAGCCCCAAAATGTTTCAGGATATTGGAGGCCCTGAAGGGGAAGCTCAGAATCCCCATATGGCATGATGACCAGCAAGGAACAGCTACGGTCGTATTGGGTGGGCTGTTAAACGCCGCAAAACTTGTAGGTAAAGATCTTAGAGGGTTACGCATTGCGATAGTAGGCGCAGGTGCGGCCGGTCTGTCCATATGTAAACTCCTCATGAAGGCGGGCGTAGATCCGGGGGATATGATCCTGGTAGACAGCAAGGGGATCCTAAATAGAGACCGGGAAGATTTAAATAAACCGGAGACCCTGGAGAAATGGCGGTATTGCCTCATAACAAACCGGGAGGGAAAAGGGGGCTCCATATCCGACGCCCTCGTAGGCATGGATGCCTGCGTAGCGGTGTCCAAGCCCGGTCCAGGAGTCCTAAAGCCCGAGATGATCAGAAGGATGGCGGATGACCCGATAGTCTTCGCCTGCGCAAACCCTACACCTGAGATATGGCCATGGGAGGCAAAGGAGGCGGGGGCGAGGGTGGTCGCTACGGGGAGATCTGATCTGCCCAACCAAGTGAACAACTCCTTAGGATTCCCAGGAGTATTCCGGGGAGCACTAGATGTAAGGGCTAGGACAATAACCGATGAGATGTGTATAGCGGCTGCCGAGGAGCTCGCCTCCGCGATCCCAGAAGACGAGCTCGACGAAGAGTATATCCTCCCCAGCATGGAGGATTGGTGGATCTATCCCAGGGTGGCGTCGGCGGTCGGATCGAAGGCCATGGAACAAGGAGTGGCACTTAGAATGGTGGAGAAAGACCAACTGTATAATGAAGCCTTAACCATAATAGAGAGGTCGAGGAAGATGCTGGAAGTCATGATGGAATCTCATCTGATCCGCAACTACCCATAG
- a CDS encoding radical SAM protein → MSDVLLIQPPLPPPMDAYVRDVVLCPPLGLGYIASILMADGFDVRIVDAAVENLALKDIQGIIERENPRLLGLSTATYTYKNALKIARASKEVDDSIFTVLGGPHVTFRADDALKEEAVDGVARGEAEYTVLDLVRALFRGGELSGIAGLSFKLPDGRRIHNVDRPLIRDLDSLPFPARESLPLNLYRIPGSIITSRGCPYNCIFCAAKALSGGVYRVRSPENVVAEVKGLLKIISPEFLFIADDTFTVFHDRTKRIAEGFKEIGLRWVCESRVNTVDREVINTLAESGCFSIQFGVESGSQKILDSIGKGITIEQVRKAVRWCLEAGIQPVCSFMVPHPEDTWETIGETERFMEELRRLGVQLFVSLTTPFPGTVLYENASELGLRFITDDTDNFNLASTVIETRNFTAEDIEEIFSRFVDISVATLPEALR, encoded by the coding sequence GTGAGCGATGTTCTATTGATTCAACCACCTTTACCTCCACCCATGGACGCATATGTTAGAGATGTGGTTCTATGCCCTCCCCTGGGTTTAGGCTATATAGCGTCCATCCTTATGGCCGATGGATTTGACGTTAGGATCGTGGATGCCGCTGTAGAGAACCTGGCTTTGAAGGATATTCAGGGCATTATTGAAAGGGAGAACCCCCGGCTGTTGGGGTTGTCCACCGCCACCTATACCTACAAGAACGCATTAAAGATAGCGAGGGCGAGTAAGGAGGTGGACGATTCGATATTCACTGTGTTAGGCGGCCCCCATGTCACATTTAGGGCAGATGATGCTTTGAAAGAGGAGGCGGTAGACGGAGTTGCGAGGGGCGAGGCGGAATACACAGTCCTCGACCTGGTAAGGGCTCTATTTCGTGGGGGCGAGTTGAGTGGGATTGCAGGCCTCTCCTTCAAGTTGCCAGATGGAAGGCGCATTCACAATGTAGATAGGCCTCTAATAAGGGATTTAGACTCCTTACCTTTTCCCGCCAGGGAATCTCTGCCATTAAACCTTTATAGGATCCCCGGTTCCATCATAACCAGCAGGGGTTGCCCCTACAACTGTATATTCTGTGCTGCTAAGGCCTTGTCGGGAGGAGTTTACAGGGTTAGAAGCCCGGAAAACGTGGTAGCCGAGGTTAAGGGTCTACTCAAGATCATCAGCCCGGAGTTCTTGTTCATCGCTGACGATACCTTCACGGTCTTTCACGATAGGACTAAGAGGATCGCGGAGGGGTTCAAGGAGATTGGATTGAGGTGGGTATGTGAGTCGAGGGTGAATACCGTGGATAGAGAGGTGATCAATACTCTGGCTGAAAGCGGCTGCTTCTCGATACAATTTGGGGTGGAGTCGGGCTCACAGAAAATATTGGATTCCATAGGTAAAGGTATAACGATAGAGCAGGTGAGAAAAGCTGTGAGGTGGTGCCTCGAGGCCGGAATCCAACCCGTATGCAGCTTCATGGTACCTCATCCAGAAGATACTTGGGAGACCATAGGGGAGACTGAGAGATTCATGGAGGAGCTCAGAAGGCTTGGTGTCCAGCTATTCGTCTCCCTTACCACTCCTTTCCCGGGTACGGTCTTATATGAGAACGCCTCTGAGTTGGGTTTGCGCTTTATAACGGATGATACCGACAACTTCAATCTGGCGTCGACGGTTATAGAGACCAGGAACTTCACAGCCGAAGATATAGAGGAGATCTTTAGCCGATTCGTGGATATATCCGTTGCTACGTTGCCCGAAGCGCTGAGGTGA